One Pirellulaceae bacterium genomic region harbors:
- a CDS encoding YggS family pyridoxal phosphate-dependent enzyme produces MINPGDQISANLSRVREQVAAATRRSGRSDDAVKLVAVTKYVSAHLTRSLVEAGCHLLGESRPQQLWEKSKELASLPISWHMIGHLQRNKLKRTLPVVSLLQSVDSLRLLKSVQTWAIENQQKVAILIEVNISRDAEKHGFAPDEVEAVVRAAHDSEWIDVQGLMGMAGLAGGPEVARANFRELRLLRDTTVRQSPAGPALLELSMGMSRDFELAIEEGATLVRIGTTLFEGVDRSL; encoded by the coding sequence ATGATCAATCCGGGCGACCAGATTTCCGCCAATCTTTCGCGCGTGCGTGAACAAGTTGCTGCTGCCACACGACGGAGTGGTCGTTCTGACGATGCCGTCAAGTTGGTTGCAGTGACCAAATATGTTTCGGCCCACCTGACTCGAAGTCTTGTGGAAGCCGGTTGCCATCTGCTCGGCGAAAGTCGCCCCCAGCAACTTTGGGAAAAATCCAAAGAGCTTGCCTCGCTGCCGATCTCCTGGCATATGATTGGCCACCTGCAACGGAACAAACTCAAACGCACACTCCCTGTTGTCTCCCTGTTGCAATCGGTCGACAGTCTTCGACTTCTGAAAAGCGTCCAAACTTGGGCGATCGAAAATCAGCAAAAGGTTGCGATTCTTATTGAGGTGAACATTTCGCGTGACGCGGAAAAGCACGGATTTGCGCCGGACGAAGTCGAAGCTGTTGTCCGTGCGGCACATGATTCAGAATGGATCGACGTTCAAGGACTCATGGGGATGGCCGGTTTGGCCGGTGGCCCGGAGGTGGCCCGAGCGAATTTTCGTGAACTTCGGCTCCTGCGCGATACGACAGTCCGACAGTCGCCCGCTGGGCCAGCCCTGTTGGAACTCTCGATGGGTATGAGTCGTGATTTCGAGCTTGCTATCGAAGAGGGTGCGACGCTTGTCCGTATTGGAACGACCTTGTTCGAAGGTGTTGACCGGTCCCTTTGA
- a CDS encoding TolC family protein gives MNRLTFDREFTQLVCWSVIFLMSFAFLGCRSKPEVKFDGPVSYSPISTEIDYPDTCMTTVSAVEDVAPPRTLREPGPDDYWDLTLKEAIQIALANSEVMRDIGARVLSAPAATPTVFQPALQQTDPRSGEEAALSAFDAQFATSLLFDRDERTYNNPFLAGDLPDPNRAATQHRNTAFFDLEINKVAATGTRMALRHRTDRTSANSTVNLFPSYYDTLFEAEVRQPLLQGSGIAFNRIAGPNSTPGNYNGILIARVRTDIALADFEASVRNFIENVEQTYWLLYFTYRDLDARIAGRDSALEAWRVARVNYEVDEKYADEPLSRAQYYQFQAQVARALSGSGTNSASLTGGPGVYSIERRLRLLMGVEINDGRLIRPAQEPSRAELVFDWGEALNQALQRRVELRRQKWVIRQREMELVAARNFLRMQLDLVGAYRWRGFGDALLGRRADGIDSSAFADLFTGDLQGWQLGLQLSTPIGNRIGHVATRNAELNLRRERAILVEQERQVAKELSDSFADHDRAFKLAQINFNRSISSRQTVEIERIRYEAGESQLQFVLDAESRLADAESQFFGALVEYNLAAAKIHYAKGTYLDYLGVSLAEGAWVAQAYQSAAKESRRYAPRHFDYCVTKPGPVTRGGYQQHILPRTDSEILPLPPVDSQPNDSPTPAELLPPERLPEF, from the coding sequence ATGAATCGCCTCACTTTCGACCGTGAGTTCACGCAGCTTGTTTGCTGGAGTGTCATTTTCCTGATGTCCTTTGCATTTCTAGGTTGCCGATCCAAGCCAGAGGTGAAGTTTGATGGGCCTGTCAGCTATTCACCGATTTCGACGGAGATCGACTATCCGGATACGTGCATGACCACCGTCTCCGCCGTAGAGGATGTAGCGCCGCCGCGAACGCTTCGGGAACCGGGACCGGATGACTACTGGGACCTGACCTTAAAAGAGGCAATTCAAATTGCCTTGGCCAATAGCGAAGTGATGCGAGATATTGGCGCACGCGTGTTGAGTGCACCGGCTGCTACCCCCACCGTTTTTCAGCCTGCCCTTCAGCAAACTGATCCTCGTTCAGGTGAAGAGGCGGCGCTGAGTGCTTTTGACGCACAATTTGCCACCAGCCTGCTCTTTGATCGAGACGAAAGAACGTACAACAATCCATTCCTCGCTGGCGATCTGCCTGATCCGAATCGGGCGGCGACGCAACATCGCAATACGGCCTTTTTTGATCTGGAAATCAATAAGGTAGCTGCCACCGGTACTCGGATGGCATTGCGGCATCGTACGGATCGCACGAGCGCCAATTCTACGGTGAATCTGTTTCCAAGTTACTACGATACGCTGTTCGAGGCGGAGGTTCGACAACCGCTGTTACAGGGGAGTGGTATCGCATTCAACCGAATTGCCGGTCCTAATAGTACGCCAGGAAACTACAACGGAATTCTGATTGCGCGGGTCCGCACTGATATTGCCTTAGCGGACTTTGAGGCGTCCGTCCGCAATTTCATCGAAAATGTAGAGCAGACCTACTGGCTGCTCTATTTTACCTATCGCGATCTTGATGCTCGGATTGCCGGTCGAGACTCAGCTCTGGAAGCTTGGCGCGTGGCAAGGGTAAACTACGAAGTTGACGAGAAATACGCGGACGAGCCTCTCAGCCGTGCTCAGTATTATCAATTTCAAGCGCAGGTGGCCCGTGCGTTGAGTGGCTCGGGAACAAATTCTGCAAGCCTTACAGGAGGCCCGGGTGTCTATTCCATCGAACGTCGACTGCGATTGTTGATGGGTGTTGAAATTAATGACGGTCGACTGATTCGTCCTGCACAGGAACCGTCGCGGGCGGAGTTAGTGTTTGATTGGGGGGAGGCTCTGAACCAGGCGTTGCAACGGCGAGTTGAGTTGCGGCGTCAAAAATGGGTGATCCGTCAGCGAGAGATGGAATTGGTGGCCGCTCGTAATTTTCTCAGGATGCAATTGGATTTGGTAGGAGCCTATCGATGGCGTGGATTTGGAGATGCTCTGCTAGGTCGAAGAGCCGACGGAATTGATAGTTCCGCCTTTGCAGACCTCTTCACGGGTGATCTACAAGGCTGGCAATTGGGACTCCAGCTTTCAACGCCGATTGGAAACCGCATCGGTCATGTGGCTACCCGAAATGCAGAGTTAAACCTACGTCGCGAGCGAGCCATTTTGGTCGAACAAGAACGGCAGGTTGCGAAAGAGTTGAGTGATAGTTTTGCAGATCACGACCGAGCCTTTAAGTTGGCCCAGATCAATTTCAATCGTTCAATTTCCTCACGACAAACTGTTGAGATTGAACGTATTCGCTATGAAGCGGGAGAAAGTCAGTTGCAGTTCGTCCTTGACGCTGAAAGTCGACTGGCCGATGCAGAGAGCCAGTTTTTTGGGGCATTGGTCGAATACAACCTGGCGGCCGCTAAAATTCACTACGCGAAAGGCACCTATTTGGATTATCTCGGGGTTAGTTTGGCAGAGGGGGCCTGGGTCGCGCAAGCCTATCAGTCCGCCGCCAAAGAGTCACGCCGCTACGCTCCCAGGCACTTTGACTATTGTGTCACCAAGCCTGGTCCTGTCACGCGCGGAGGTTACCAGCAGCATATTTTGCCGAGAACCGATTCCGAAATACTGCCACTACCTCCGGTCGATTCGCAACCTAACGACTCTCCCACGCCGGCCGAATTGCTGCCGCCCGAACGGCTGCCGGAATTCTAA
- a CDS encoding DUF1080 domain-containing protein, which translates to MRFCHVRFFAIGLIVVMGSTAHSKDDNPAYNNAKEAGADYDVQGEYVGMLEDGNRWAAQVIADGDGKFTAVGYMGGLPGDGWSRGDTSASLKGKRDGDEVIFEGAEFVLRIKDGQLGVESVEGDSFGSLKKVERKSDTLGKKPPANAKVLFDGSNVDHWTNGKIIEGKLLGATNVESKDKLGDHKLHLEFRTPFMPKSRGQGRGNSGVYLQGRYEVQVLDSFGLEGKDNECGGIYSISPPDVNMCLPPLAWQTYDIDFTAAKYDGDKKIKNARATIKHNGVVIHDDLELPNGTPGRHPEAPGPQVLFLQDHSNPVAYRNIWVVEE; encoded by the coding sequence ATGCGTTTTTGTCATGTAAGGTTTTTTGCCATCGGACTAATTGTCGTGATGGGATCGACAGCTCACTCAAAAGACGACAATCCAGCCTACAACAATGCGAAGGAAGCGGGAGCGGACTACGACGTGCAAGGCGAGTATGTCGGAATGCTTGAGGATGGAAATCGTTGGGCGGCTCAGGTGATCGCTGATGGAGACGGAAAGTTTACCGCAGTGGGCTACATGGGAGGATTGCCAGGCGATGGTTGGTCGCGAGGGGATACCTCAGCCAGCCTGAAAGGCAAACGTGACGGGGACGAAGTCATCTTCGAAGGCGCAGAGTTTGTGTTGCGAATTAAAGACGGGCAGTTGGGTGTCGAATCAGTAGAAGGGGACTCTTTCGGGTCGCTGAAGAAAGTTGAACGAAAGAGCGACACCTTGGGCAAGAAACCACCCGCCAACGCGAAGGTGTTATTCGATGGATCCAATGTTGATCATTGGACGAATGGGAAAATTATTGAGGGTAAATTGCTCGGTGCAACGAATGTCGAGTCGAAAGATAAACTCGGTGATCACAAGTTGCACCTCGAATTTCGAACCCCGTTCATGCCGAAATCACGAGGGCAAGGACGAGGTAATAGTGGGGTGTACCTTCAAGGACGATATGAAGTCCAGGTGCTGGATTCGTTCGGTTTGGAAGGCAAAGACAACGAATGCGGCGGCATCTATTCCATTAGTCCTCCCGATGTCAACATGTGCTTGCCGCCATTAGCATGGCAGACCTACGACATCGATTTCACCGCGGCAAAATACGATGGTGACAAAAAGATCAAGAACGCTCGTGCGACTATCAAACACAATGGCGTCGTGATTCATGACGATTTGGAGTTGCCAAACGGCACACCTGGGCGTCACCCCGAAGCGCCCGGTCCCCAGGTCCTGTTCTTGCAAGATCATAGCAATCCGGTTGCTTACCGGAATATTTGGGTCGTTGAAGAGTAA
- a CDS encoding alpha/beta hydrolase family protein: protein MSRRWLILVGLCALPVSDVLLWASTPRVMKVGELPKDRRLQPLKDLDGYFPFQVSDTPVEWQRRAERQRTAIKVALGLWPMPTRLPPKAVIHGKRDLGDYTVEKVYLQSFPQFYVTGNLYRPKGEKEACPAVLCPHGHFPDGRFGVASDQEMRQLFVQGAERFDQGGRNCIQARCVQLARMGCVVFQYDMVGYCDSHQISYELAHRFGRQRLEMIGGTQWGFFSPQAESNLQSVMGLQTYNSIRVLDWIETLPDVDSSRIAVTGASGGGTQTFILCAIDPRPAVAIPAVMVSTAMQGGCTCENASLLRVGRGNVEFAALFAPRPLCLLSANDWTVEMKTKGYPELAQHYRMLGAQDQIVHHPLLHFGHNYNYVSRARMYDWINRQFDLKHETPIVEQNYDLLSADQLSVWDDDHPRPENGPAFERRLLRWWADDATSQLFDLTPTDSKSLERYRAVVSPAINAILGRSLPDLGQVEFDQKRKDKRSSHWLISGLLRNHAHDECVPILFIAPNDWQGAVAIWLDEKGKGGLYQGSAMRPAVRRLVDHGVAVVGVDLLMQGEFLANGETHRQTRRVKNPREAAAYTLGYNDSLFVSRVHDVLSVTGFVLNHERKPDRVFLIGLDGMGPLAAAARAQAGEAIDRAVVDTRGFRFQQVRDIRDPNLLPGGAKYFDLPGLLSMSAPYPILVAGEDEMGVWIARKTFTAANATENLQLLSGENRDLNQAAVDWLLAE from the coding sequence ATGTCACGTCGATGGTTGATACTTGTTGGACTTTGTGCGTTACCCGTTAGCGATGTGTTGCTTTGGGCCTCAACCCCTCGCGTGATGAAGGTAGGCGAGTTGCCAAAGGATCGTCGACTCCAGCCTCTCAAAGATCTGGATGGGTATTTTCCGTTTCAGGTCAGTGATACACCCGTCGAATGGCAGCGTCGTGCGGAGCGGCAACGAACGGCGATCAAGGTTGCTTTGGGACTCTGGCCGATGCCGACTCGCCTGCCTCCCAAGGCTGTCATTCATGGCAAACGAGATCTGGGCGATTACACCGTTGAAAAGGTCTATTTGCAGAGCTTCCCGCAATTTTACGTCACCGGAAATCTCTATCGACCGAAAGGGGAAAAGGAGGCATGTCCGGCCGTGCTTTGCCCACATGGCCATTTTCCGGATGGTCGTTTTGGCGTGGCCAGCGATCAAGAGATGCGACAGTTGTTTGTGCAGGGTGCCGAACGATTTGATCAGGGAGGACGCAACTGCATTCAGGCACGTTGTGTGCAATTGGCGCGGATGGGATGTGTCGTGTTTCAATATGACATGGTGGGCTATTGCGATAGTCATCAGATTTCCTACGAGTTAGCTCACCGGTTTGGCAGGCAGCGGCTCGAAATGATCGGGGGAACCCAATGGGGGTTTTTTAGTCCCCAGGCGGAGTCAAACCTTCAAAGTGTAATGGGCCTGCAAACTTACAATTCGATCCGGGTGTTGGATTGGATCGAGACGCTGCCGGACGTTGATTCGAGCCGGATTGCGGTGACTGGAGCCAGCGGTGGTGGCACGCAAACTTTTATTCTTTGTGCGATCGATCCGAGACCCGCCGTTGCCATTCCAGCGGTGATGGTCTCGACTGCGATGCAAGGTGGATGCACCTGCGAAAATGCAAGTTTGTTAAGGGTCGGGCGTGGCAACGTGGAATTTGCGGCCCTGTTTGCGCCCCGACCCCTTTGCTTGTTGTCGGCCAATGATTGGACGGTCGAAATGAAAACCAAAGGGTATCCAGAATTGGCTCAACACTATCGAATGCTAGGAGCCCAAGACCAGATCGTTCATCATCCTCTTTTGCATTTTGGGCACAACTACAATTATGTCAGTCGAGCTCGAATGTATGACTGGATCAATCGACAATTTGATTTGAAACACGAGACGCCGATTGTCGAACAAAATTACGACCTGCTTTCGGCCGATCAGCTCTCCGTGTGGGATGACGACCATCCTCGTCCCGAAAACGGACCCGCTTTCGAGCGGCGTTTACTACGATGGTGGGCTGATGATGCGACCTCCCAACTTTTTGATTTAACGCCGACCGATTCGAAATCACTCGAACGTTATCGAGCGGTTGTATCCCCCGCCATCAACGCGATTTTGGGTCGGTCATTGCCTGATCTCGGGCAAGTGGAATTCGACCAAAAACGAAAAGATAAAAGATCATCACACTGGCTGATTTCCGGCTTGCTTCGAAATCATGCACATGACGAATGCGTTCCCATTCTGTTTATTGCTCCAAATGATTGGCAGGGTGCCGTTGCGATTTGGTTGGATGAAAAAGGTAAGGGAGGCCTGTATCAGGGATCTGCAATGCGTCCTGCAGTTCGGAGACTTGTCGACCATGGTGTGGCCGTTGTCGGTGTGGATCTGCTGATGCAGGGCGAATTTCTTGCAAACGGAGAAACGCATCGGCAAACTCGCCGTGTGAAGAACCCTCGAGAGGCTGCGGCTTATACGCTTGGTTATAACGATTCCCTCTTTGTGAGCCGCGTGCACGATGTGCTTTCCGTCACCGGGTTTGTCTTAAACCATGAACGAAAACCTGATCGTGTGTTCCTAATTGGACTTGATGGCATGGGCCCCTTGGCTGCTGCTGCGCGTGCCCAAGCTGGGGAAGCAATCGATCGAGCGGTGGTCGACACCAGGGGCTTTCGTTTCCAACAAGTCCGGGATATTCGAGATCCGAATTTGTTGCCCGGTGGTGCCAAGTATTTTGATTTGCCGGGTCTGCTCTCGATGTCCGCACCCTACCCAATCTTAGTGGCCGGTGAGGATGAGATGGGAGTCTGGATTGCCAGGAAAACTTTTACAGCCGCCAACGCAACCGAAAATCTGCAATTGCTATCAGGTGAAAATCGTGACCTCAATCAGGCGGCCGTCGATTGGTTGTTGGCAGAATAG
- a CDS encoding copper homeostasis protein CutC, whose amino-acid sequence MNKKHSHRTCEVCIDSRQGAVTAHQFGADRVELCGNLVEGGTTPTAGMIESVAAATPLPVMVMLRPRGGDFCFDRDEVGVMLAELDFVKRQDIAGIVIGALSPDGNLDLPTCRALCRHADGLEITFHRAFDQTVDPFATLEQLIELGVDRILTSGQAPSAEQGVLLLKKLVEQADGRISIMPGAGISADNVGSIMTRTGCREVHFSGSQLVQSPVTFRRDSVPMSAERTPGDAFRRITSEKKVKSIVRAVDACLSQN is encoded by the coding sequence TTGAACAAAAAACATTCGCACCGGACTTGCGAAGTTTGTATCGACTCGCGTCAGGGGGCTGTGACTGCGCACCAGTTCGGTGCCGATCGAGTGGAACTGTGTGGCAATCTGGTTGAAGGAGGGACAACGCCAACTGCGGGGATGATCGAATCGGTAGCGGCAGCGACGCCGCTTCCCGTGATGGTCATGTTGCGCCCCCGTGGAGGTGATTTTTGTTTCGATCGCGACGAAGTAGGGGTGATGCTGGCTGAGCTGGATTTCGTCAAACGCCAAGATATTGCCGGGATTGTGATCGGTGCCCTCTCGCCGGATGGAAATCTTGATCTACCAACTTGTCGGGCGTTGTGTCGACATGCCGATGGTTTGGAGATCACGTTTCATCGGGCATTCGACCAAACCGTTGATCCGTTTGCGACGCTCGAGCAGTTGATTGAGTTGGGAGTCGATCGTATTCTTACCTCCGGACAGGCGCCTTCCGCCGAACAAGGGGTGCTGTTGCTCAAAAAACTGGTTGAGCAGGCGGACGGCCGTATTTCCATTATGCCTGGAGCGGGTATTTCAGCAGACAATGTAGGTTCGATCATGACTCGAACCGGATGTCGCGAGGTGCATTTTAGTGGGAGCCAGCTTGTTCAGAGTCCAGTGACCTTTCGACGCGATTCGGTGCCGATGAGTGCGGAACGGACGCCCGGTGACGCCTTCCGGCGGATTACCTCTGAAAAGAAGGTCAAATCGATTGTCAGAGCCGTCGACGCATGCTTGAGTCAAAACTGA
- the cysK gene encoding cysteine synthase A, translated as MPRGKTYDQVTGAIGETPMIKINRLVPDDHATVFAKCEFFQPLNSVKDRIGVAMIEAAERAGIINADCHIIEPTSGNTGIALAFVCAAKGYRLTLTMPESMSLERRALLRAMGANLVLTPAAEGMKGAIDAAASLVEKDPHGWMPQQFENPANPAIHEATTGPEIWEDAGHQIDAIVAGVGTGGTISGVARYIKSQNPDFKAIAVEPAASPVIGGGKPGKHRIQGVGAGFIPKNLDMSIVDEVVTVEDEDAFAWGKRLGREEGIMAGISSGANMHAAAQIAARPEFKGKRIVTIMCSLGERYLSTPLFDGLTG; from the coding sequence ATGCCAAGAGGAAAGACATACGATCAGGTGACGGGAGCCATTGGCGAAACTCCGATGATCAAGATCAATCGCCTCGTTCCGGATGATCATGCGACCGTCTTTGCTAAATGTGAATTCTTTCAGCCGCTTAATAGCGTCAAAGACCGCATTGGTGTGGCGATGATCGAAGCGGCTGAGAGGGCGGGTATCATCAATGCCGATTGCCATATTATTGAGCCGACTAGCGGTAATACTGGAATCGCTTTGGCTTTCGTTTGTGCGGCGAAGGGATATCGGCTTACGTTGACGATGCCGGAATCGATGTCTCTTGAGCGCCGAGCACTTTTGCGAGCGATGGGAGCGAATTTGGTTTTGACTCCTGCAGCAGAAGGAATGAAAGGCGCGATTGATGCGGCGGCAAGTTTGGTGGAGAAAGACCCTCACGGATGGATGCCGCAGCAATTTGAAAATCCAGCAAATCCTGCGATTCATGAGGCAACGACAGGTCCTGAAATTTGGGAAGATGCAGGGCATCAAATCGATGCAATTGTCGCCGGGGTTGGCACCGGTGGGACCATCTCGGGGGTTGCTCGCTACATCAAGTCACAGAATCCTGATTTCAAGGCGATCGCCGTGGAGCCCGCGGCTTCGCCTGTCATCGGTGGGGGAAAGCCTGGCAAACATCGCATTCAGGGAGTGGGGGCAGGTTTCATTCCAAAGAACCTCGACATGTCGATCGTTGACGAGGTGGTTACCGTGGAAGATGAAGACGCCTTCGCTTGGGGAAAACGCCTTGGTCGTGAGGAAGGGATCATGGCGGGGATTAGTAGCGGCGCCAACATGCACGCAGCAGCTCAGATCGCAGCTCGTCCCGAGTTCAAGGGGAAACGGATCGTGACGATCATGTGCAGTCTCGGTGAACGCTACTTGTCCACGCCATTGTTCGATGGCCTGACGGGGTAA